From the genome of Rhodohalobacter sp. SW132:
AATTAATTGAACTTCGTGCAGGATCACTTTGATCTCTGAAAATATCTTTGACAGGTTACTAAATATTCTAAGCAGAATCACAACGGTTTACGTGAATTAGAAGAGCAATCAATTAGTTAGCGGATTGAAGCTGTCTTGAATAAATAAAACATGATACTGTGTTTTTCAGCAAAGCCCTCTTTTATTAAATGAGTGATCTGATACCTGGACGTGATGATCCAAAATGGATATGATTAAGGCTAAGTAACTCAACACTGTTTTCTCTCTCCCTGGTAAATCGGCTTATTCATTGTTTATTCAATTTAGGGCAGTTACAAGATTTATATAAATATCTGCCTTTTATATATAACGGTTATTGTCAGCAGAATAAATATGTTTTTGTACATATAAAGAGACATTAACATTTAAAAAAATATTTCAGAGGGGAAATATGGGAAATATAAAAAAAGTTAATCCCTATACTCACGAACCTAAAAAGGGAGTATCCTGGAGAGCTATTTTTGCAGGAACGTTGACGGTATTATCAATTCTGCTGATTCTCAATCTAATAGGACTCGCTATTGGACTGGGTACCATCGAGCCTACCGAGGATGCCAACCCATTGAGCGGAATTGGTACCGGGGCCTTGATTTGGTGGGTCGTCAGTAATTTAATTGCACTCTTTGCAGGTGGATTTGTTGCTGCCCGTGTCGGTATTTCACTTACTGATATCAGTGGTGTTGTTCAGGGAATTATGACTTGGGCTCTGTATACGCTTATCTCAATATGGCTATTAACCACGGTGGCCGGTACCATTATATCGGGTGTCGGAAGCGTGGTTGGCGGTGTGATTTCCACAACTGGAGATGCTGCAGGCGATGCAATTGCACCGGCGATTGAAAGGGCTGTTGAAGATCTTGACGAATCCCTTGACGATGCTAAAGAAGAAATTTATGCTCTGATGAGAGATGCCGGAACGGATCCTGATGAACTGGAATCTGATGTAGAGGAAGGCGTCGCTCAGGGTCTCAGGGATGGTGACGTAGAACAGGCTTTCAGAAATGCCCGTAACAGAATAACCCAGACCTTCGAAGAGGTGGACAGGGATGAGCTCGTCAACATTCTGGCAGAACGGACCGATATGTCCCGGGGTGAAGCTGAGCAAGCTGTAGATAATGCACTGGCCGATTATGAATCACTGCGTCAGGATGTTGAAGAATTCCTTGCCGAGGCCGAAGAGGAGGCAAGAGTGCAGGGAGAAAAAGCGGCTGAAGCAGGAGCCAAAGCCGCAGGTTATCTGTCTGTAGCTCTCATATTTGGATTGTTTGCCGCTGCAATAGGCGGTGTATTTGGTGTCAGAGATCTCAGGGATGATTATGAGGCTCATTATGTGCATCACAAAACTGTAGCTGAAAAACATGTGTATACAGACCCGCACCCTGTTAGTGATCCGAATCCACCTAACAGACCGCACCCGTCTGATTCACCTAATCCATCTGATGGTCCGAACCCGAACCCGCCTGACAGACCAGGGAAATAATGGGCGGTAGGTCAAATAAAATCCCCATTTCTCTCATGGATCGATATGGGAGAAGGGGAATGACATTCACAGTCACGCTTGGTCAAAAAAATGATTTGTAAGCACAAAGATTTTCCCAAAAATAATGAGGGATTAAAACAGTCTTAAAACTCAAAACATAACCTCAATAAATAAAAAAACAAGATCATGGCAAAAAATAAAAAAGAAGGAAAAACAGCTAAAGAGATAGAAGATTATACTGCGGAAATCCCATCAGATGCCTATCTGTGGACCGCTTTTAGTGTAATGGGTGTGTCATTAACCCTTAAACTTCTGCAAAAAAACGACCATGCATTGTTTGTAGGTCAGTGGGCCGCTCCAATTTTATTGATGGGAGTATATAATAAAATTGTAAAAGCAGAAGGGTCAGATTAACTAAAGAAGAGAAATCAAGGACCTTGAATAAAGTAATATCAAAGGAAAATAAGCTTCCCGGAGAATCCGAGTCATTGCCGGATGAAGAATCGGAAATGGCGACGAAGCTTTAAAGAGTTTATTTAAAATTCTTAACAATCTTGTAAAAAAACAAGATTTTAATAACAAAAACAGTAACAATCAAAAACCCTAATATTATGAAATCAAATATTTTATCTTCATCATCAATTACCGGACAAAATGTCTACAATCTTAAAGATGAAAACATAGGTGATATCAAGGACCTAATGATCGATCCGAACAATGCAGAAGTTGTATATGCTGTATTGTCTTTTGGAGGATTTATGGGCATTGGTAACAAATTATTTGCCATTCCAATAGAAGCCCTTCAGTTTTCAGATAAAGACGAATCAATACGTCTGGATGTCGATAAGGAGAAACTGGAAAATGCCCCCAGCTTTGACAAAGACAACTGGCCAATGACAGCCGATAACAAGTTTGTCGATTCTGTATACAGCCATTATGGAGTTCAGAACCAGCGACATGCTTCTGTTTAGTCAAAACTGTTTTCTCTTAAAGTAGATTTAAATCTATTTTTTTGAGGAGGCCAGTTTTTTACTATGAAATCAACAGGTATCCTTCATTTTAAGATTCTATTAAAATGTAGGGATGCCTTTTTTATTCTACTATACCGGAATATGCGGCAAATATAGATTTAAATTTCTTACTTTTATTCTTTAAGTCCATCGTCCTCTGCCTGATCTTCTGCCCGATCCATGTCCTCCTTATTTTCCACTTCGTCATTTTCATTATCAATAAGCGCATGCTCTTGTCCCAATCCCACGATCAGTATAATGTTATGGATGATTTTATACAGCATTAAGATCACCGCAACCATCATACCGCTTAGCAACGAGGAAACAAATAATATCAACCAATAGATGGTACTATACGACGATGTTGGAATGTTTTCCGCCTCGGCAAACGGTATATTGAGAAATTGAAAGAATACCAGGGTTAAAATAAACAGGAATGATGCGAATCTGGCCAGGCTCAATACCTGTTTATAGTGATATTTTTTCAATTTAGAATTGCTTGACGAACTGATACCGAGCAGGGTTAAAATCAGAGCCAGGATTGTCGCTGATGCTAATATAATCGTATTGAAAAGTGTACTAATGCGCGGAATAGTTGTTTCAATGAGCTGTATCGCTTCGAAGCCTGAGAGATTTCCGAGAAGATAAACGGCGGCACCCGAAAATACCGCGGTTAATAACCCGCCAGACAACGGCATTTTATATTCATTAAAAAACTTATCCATTCTTCTTTCTCTCTATATATTAATTTTTATTTTTAAGTGATTTAAATAAAGTAACAGACCGTTAAGCATATTCACTATTATTCTGGTACGGTAATCATTCATTTATTTATGTAATTCTGAATAAATTCAGCGGCAAATAAACGTCCGTCATTCCATTGGGTCTCATTAAAATATTCAGAGACAATCCCCTGCAGAAAATCTGGATAACGAACAATCGATTTACCGATAACTACACTTGGGTGCTCAAATCGATATATAGCAACTATGTTACTGAATGGTGGGCAAGTCCGTGTTAAAACCGGAGTGTATAAAAAACGGATGTTATATAACCAATAGCCATTACTCCATTACCTGAAACAGTAAAAACGGTAATTTCATCGCTTGCATACCGGTTATATTTCTCTGACACTGTTGTTCTTCGAGATCCGTTTCTATTCAATTACATCCTTTAGCAGCGAATATAAAACCTGAAATAATAGGTATTCAGGGTGAAAAACCCGTGGTTAATAAGTTACGATGAAATATCGTCACACCCTTTGTAACAAGGTCTGATAACATTGCATATTTACTGCTTATTAGACTGAATCAGTTTAAACTCCATTACGAGTATAAAAGGATACTACTATTCTTATCTCTCTTCCGCTTGCTAAATTATTTATAAGGTAAATCTGTAACAATTACTTAAATAGATATAAATAATTAACTAAGTAATTTTCATAAAATGAAAATCCAATGAATACACGAATTCTAACATAAAAACGAAATTAAACACATGTCAAACGATAAATACCGGGAATGCATAGAAGCGTGTAATGCGTGTGCTGTTGCTTGTTCGTACTGCTCTACGGCTTGTTTGCAAGAGGATGATGTTAAGATGCTGACCAGATGTATTCAACTCGATCAGGATTGTGCAGATATATGCCAACTTGCTGCCAAATCTATGGCCCGGGGATCCGAATTTTCAGACCGGATATTTCTTATCTGTGCCGAGATATGTGAAGCTTGTGGAGAAGAATGCAGACAGCACAAGAATATGGAGCATTGCCAGGAATGTGCAGACGCCTGTTTTGAATGTGCAGACATGTGCCGTGAAATGATAAGCATGAAAGTACCCGCGTAGTCTAATATAGTTTAAGTGATGAATTTTTAAAGGAGTGTCCCCCTTCCGCCATAGGCATCCATGCGGGGGAAGGAGGCAATAGGGGATGACCATTTTATTTATCAGTTTGGTTTTGGACCATTCTAGATTATGATGAACATCCCCCTGCTCTCTCCGTTCGCTTTCCCCCTTCAAAAGGGGGACTCATTTTTCCAACCCAGAAGATTAAGAATTGAACCAATTATAAATTAAATCAAGTTAATACCATGGCCACATCAGATAACAAAAAAAATGAGAGAAGAGATATAGATGAGAATACAAAAAATGAGGATTTAGAACAGTTCCGGGAATCCTCTGATGGTGAATACCTGACGTCGGAACAGGGAGTACGGATCAATCATACCGATGATTCTCTGAAAGCGGGTGGCCGCGGACCGACCATCATGGAAGATTTTCATTTCCGTGAAAAAATGACCCATTTCGATCATGAAAGAATTCCCGAACGAGTGGTTCATGCCAGGGGATCGGCCGCTCATGGATTTTTTCAGCCCTATGAAAACGCAGCTAAATTCAGCAAAGCCGGTTTTCTACAGGATCCATCTCAAAAAACACCCCTGTTTCTGCGAATTTCAACAGTTGTGGGCTCACGTGGTTCTGCTGACACCGTGCGGGATGTGCGGGGTTTTGCCACTAAATTCTATACAGAAGAAGGAAATTTCGATCTGGTTGGCAACAATATGCCTGTGTTTTTTATCCAGGATGCGATAAAGTTTCCCGATTTAGTCCACTCCATTAAGCCTGAACCGGATAATGAGGTGCCCCAGGCTTCAGCTGCACACGATACTTTCTGGGACTTTGCGTCACTAACGCCGGAAACAACTCATATGCTGATGTGGGTACTATCTGACCGCGCACTCCCACGCAGTTTACGAATGATGGAAGCTTTTGGAGTTCATACGTTTCGGTTGATAGATGCCGACGGAAAATCCCGTTTTGTAAAATTTCACTGGAAACCTATCCTCGGTATTCATTCACTGGTATGGGATGAAACCCAGAAACTGGCCGGAAAAGATCCTGATTTTAACCGGAAGGATCTGTGGGAAGCGATCGAAAATGAGGACTATCCGGAGTTTGAACTGGGAATACAGGTTGTGGAAGAGGAGGATGAACACTCTTTTGATTTTGATATTCTGGATGCCACGAAAATCATACCAGAAGAAGAAGTACCCGTCACACCGATCGGGAAAATGACGCTCAACCGAAACCCCGATAATTTCTTCGCTGAAACAGAACAGGTGGCATTTCATGTAGGTAACGTCGTTCCCGGTATCGATTTCACCAACGATCCGCTGCTGCAGGGGCGTCTGTTCTCCTACCTCGATACGCAGCTCACTCGTTTGGGCGGACCCAATTTTGCGGAGCTGCCGATCAACCGTCCGGTAGCTGATGTACACAATAATCAGCGGGATGGTTTTGGCCGGCAAAAAATCAACAAGGGTAAGGGATCCTATCTGCCAAACAGTGTACGGAGCGGCTGCCCGATGCACGCACCTGAGAATATGGGTGGTTATGTACATCATACCGAAAAAGTTGACGGGCATAAAATCCGGGAACGCAGCGACAGTTTTAAGGATCATTTCAGCCAGGCAACGCTGTTCTGGAACAGTATGTCGAAGCCGGAAAAAGATCATATTGTGAAAGCAGCCCATTTTGAACTTGGAAAAGTGAAAGATAAAGAGATCCGTAAGCGGGTTATTTATGAACTGTTTAACCATGTGGATCACGATTTTGCAGTGCGGGTAGCTAAAGGCGTGGGCATTGACCCGCCATCTGATGAGCCGGTTAAGAACCATGGAAAAAAATCACCTGCGCTGAGCATGGAAAACACGGTGAAGGATTCCATAAAAACCCGGAAAATCGCTCTTCTTGCCCTGGAAGGATATAATCATTCCCATGTAAGCCAGGTAAAAGATGCATTGATGAAAGAGGGGGCCCAGGTGAAAATTATTTCCGAACGCGGAGATCCAATACAAAATGGTAAAGATGAGGTTGAAGTGGATATGACGTTCATCACGACCGGTTCCATCATGTTTGACGCGGTATTTATTCCGGGCGGCAAAGAGAGTGTGGAGGCATTGAAGGAAAATGGAAATGCTGTCCATTTTGTGAATGAGGCCTATAAACACTGCAAGCCCATTGCAGCAGTTGCAGAAGGCGTCAGTTTTCTGAAAGTGTGCAGGCTCCCGGGTGTGACCCTGCCGGGTCCAGGGTCAGACGAGGTAACGAACGTAAAAGGAATCGTTGCTGGAAATTCCGATAACCTGGAATCCTTCACGAAAGAGTTCATCCGGGCGATCGCCCAGCACCGGCACTGGGACAGGGAGGATATTGATAAAGTGCCGGCGTGATTGTTTGAACTGAAATTTGCCCATTATGTCACTGGAAGTGATGTAGTGGGTAGTTTAAATTAATTACTTTTGGTGAAACGGATTGGCAATTATGCTACTGTAAATATTTGCCTTATATGTTTATGCTTCTTCAAAACAATTCATAAACATAAAACTCAATTCCCTCATCCGTTTCTCCGAACGTATATAAGTTTCCGTTTTCATCAACAGTTATTTGATTGAAGCGCCGATCCAATTTATAGGCATCAATCAAAT
Proteins encoded in this window:
- a CDS encoding catalase produces the protein MATSDNKKNERRDIDENTKNEDLEQFRESSDGEYLTSEQGVRINHTDDSLKAGGRGPTIMEDFHFREKMTHFDHERIPERVVHARGSAAHGFFQPYENAAKFSKAGFLQDPSQKTPLFLRISTVVGSRGSADTVRDVRGFATKFYTEEGNFDLVGNNMPVFFIQDAIKFPDLVHSIKPEPDNEVPQASAAHDTFWDFASLTPETTHMLMWVLSDRALPRSLRMMEAFGVHTFRLIDADGKSRFVKFHWKPILGIHSLVWDETQKLAGKDPDFNRKDLWEAIENEDYPEFELGIQVVEEEDEHSFDFDILDATKIIPEEEVPVTPIGKMTLNRNPDNFFAETEQVAFHVGNVVPGIDFTNDPLLQGRLFSYLDTQLTRLGGPNFAELPINRPVADVHNNQRDGFGRQKINKGKGSYLPNSVRSGCPMHAPENMGGYVHHTEKVDGHKIRERSDSFKDHFSQATLFWNSMSKPEKDHIVKAAHFELGKVKDKEIRKRVIYELFNHVDHDFAVRVAKGVGIDPPSDEPVKNHGKKSPALSMENTVKDSIKTRKIALLALEGYNHSHVSQVKDALMKEGAQVKIISERGDPIQNGKDEVEVDMTFITTGSIMFDAVFIPGGKESVEALKENGNAVHFVNEAYKHCKPIAAVAEGVSFLKVCRLPGVTLPGPGSDEVTNVKGIVAGNSDNLESFTKEFIRAIAQHRHWDREDIDKVPA
- a CDS encoding PRC-barrel domain-containing protein, with product MKSNILSSSSITGQNVYNLKDENIGDIKDLMIDPNNAEVVYAVLSFGGFMGIGNKLFAIPIEALQFSDKDESIRLDVDKEKLENAPSFDKDNWPMTADNKFVDSVYSHYGVQNQRHASV
- a CDS encoding four-helix bundle copper-binding protein, producing the protein MSNDKYRECIEACNACAVACSYCSTACLQEDDVKMLTRCIQLDQDCADICQLAAKSMARGSEFSDRIFLICAEICEACGEECRQHKNMEHCQECADACFECADMCREMISMKVPA